The Brassica napus cultivar Da-Ae chromosome C7, Da-Ae, whole genome shotgun sequence genome has a segment encoding these proteins:
- the LOC106450377 gene encoding uncharacterized protein LOC106450377 codes for MKVEWPELKGVSGIEAKKKIESDNPHVTAFIYPQDVYLPSINCCNRVVLYVPSDNCPSGPVTNIPIIG; via the coding sequence ATGAAGGTGGAGTGGCCAGAGCTAAAAGGGGTGAGTGGAATCGAAGCAAAGAAAAAGATAGAAAGTGATAATCCACATGTGACTGCTTTTATATATCCTCAAGATGTCTATCTACCATCCATCAATTGTTGTAATCGTGTTGTCCTCTATGTTCCGAGCGACAATTGCCCCAGCGGTCCAGTCACCAACATACCTATTATTGGATAA
- the LOC111212422 gene encoding probable transcriptional regulator RABBIT EARS, with the protein MYGGAEMWNPSKVERLEDDDESWEVKAFEQDTKGNISGTTWPPRSYACNFCRREFRSAQALGGHMNVHRRDRASKAHQGPAAAVAARSAGLSRGGKKTFLNSCVLPTATLIIQSTASNNEGLSHFYQLQNPNSMFGHSSDTVNFYGSSSFPSSNFDFSVLNSPVEVPPRFIEYSTGDDESIGSMKETKRTSVGEPDLELRLGHNPP; encoded by the coding sequence ATGTACGGAGGTGCAGAAATGTGGAACCCTAGTAAAGTTGAAAGATTggaggatgatgatgaatcatggGAAGTCAAAGCCTTCGAGCAGGACACTAAAGGGAACATCTCTGGTACCACTTGGCCTCCAAGATCTTACGCTTGCAATTTCTGCCGCCGTGAGTTCCGTTCTGCTCAAGCCTTAGGCGGTCACATGAATGTCCACCGCCGAGACCGTGCCTCTAAGGCTCATCAAGGTCCTGCGGCTGCAGTTGCTGCTAGAAGCGCTGGCCTCAGCAGAGGCGGTAAGAAAACGTTTCTCAATTCTTGTGTTCTGCCGACGGCAACACTTATAATCCAATCCACAGCGAGTAACAATGAAGGTTTGTCCCACTTCTACCAATTGCAAAACCCTAATAGCATGTTTGGTCATTCTAGTGATACGGTTAATTTTTATGGTTCGTCTTCGTTTCCTTCGAGCAACTTTGACTTTTCGGTATTGAATTCGCCGGTAGAGGTTCCTCCTCGGTTTATAGAATATTCGACAGGAGATGATGAGAGCATTGGCTCGATGAAAGAGACTAAAAGAACATCAGTGGGTGAGCCTGATCTTGAACTTCGACTAGGGCACAATCCACCGTGA
- the LOC111212420 gene encoding uncharacterized protein LOC111212420 produces the protein MAYEFPQRILEEGSETQIDKINNTCRRTILEEVKGVLNIEYDEVLKDPVFGPLLAIIENKLIYSGKIIHSFICKQLKVSKLHELWFLFAKMPLRFSAQEFHAVTGLKFKDEPDINFNDWKDDKGFWSNVLRKNRKVNLFMIRTKLLHECNKWTYVDRVRLVYLCVIHGFLIAKDSRVFIPHEYIRLVMDFEKMRMYPWGLHAYDELLASILKARRDLHLKNSYMLDGFSYAFQIWVMEAIPDIGSMGELFPFISATGNNDVVVTTEFYREDEKKDERVGRIVTLLNAKQDWTEFVWEVEALPPTLELSDSEKDGENVEVEDVTDTHVEEPAVVARRGKCKLNDPGAEARKKELLCQREAEHNSGISSGMKTFIEGLFTSAFNSFKEVVQNDIQERFENVQKEMAELKQAVSQIPGPSDTMGKDSASEIPCPSTTMGKSSQSLCPATTKEKGKGKVEESVVPPTVRRSPRQGRKEIETETDDMMDFLKNL, from the exons ATGGCATACGAGTTTCCACAACGCATACTTGAAGAAGGATCTGAGACGCAAATTGATAAGATTAACAACACGTGTAGACGTACAATTCTGGAGGAAGTGAAGGGTGTTCTCAACATTGAGTATGACGAAGTTTTGAAAGATCCTGTCTTCGGTCCGCTTTTGGCAATCATAGAAAACAAGCTCATCTACTCAGGGAAGATCATTCACAGCTTCATATGCAAGCAGCTCAAGGTTTCGAAGCTTCACGAGCTGTGGTTTCTATTTGCAAAGATGCCTCTTAGGTTTTCTGCGCAAGAATTTCATGCTGTGACAGGATTGAAGTTCAAAGATGAACCTGACATAAACTTCAATGATTGGAAGGATGATAAGGGGTTCTGGAGCAATGTGCTGAGGAAAAATAGAAAGGTCAACTTATTCATGATAAGGACGAAGCTTCTTCACGAATGCAACAAGTGGACGTATGTGGACAGGGTTAGGCTAGTGTATCTGTGTGTCATACATGGATTCCTCATAGCTAAGGATTCAAGAGTGTTCATCCCTCATGAATACATCCGTTTGGTGATGGATTTTGAGAAGATGAGGATGTATCCGTGGGGTCTTCACGCGTATGACGAGCTGCTTGCATCAATACTCAAAGCAAGGAGAGATTTGCATCTGAAGAACAGTTACATGTTGGATGGATTCTCCTATGCGTTTCAGATATGGGTTATGGAGGCAATCCCAGACATTGGTAGTATG GGAGAGCTGTTCCCATTTATATCTGCTACTGGGAACAATGATGTGGTTGTTACCACTGAGTTCTATAGGGAAgatgagaagaaagatgaaCGAGTTGGTCGTATTGTTACTCTTCTCAATGCCAAACAGGATTGGACGGAATTCGTATGGGAAGTCGAGGCTTTGCCTCCAACTTTGGAGCTTTCTGATTCAGAAAAGGATGGAGAGAATGTTGAAGTCGAAGATGTCACAGATACACATGTAGAGGAACCGGCTGTTGTTGCAAGAAGGGGCAAGTGTAAGCTAAATGATCCTGGTGCGGAGGCTCGAAAGAAAGAATTGCTTTGTCAACGGGAGGCTGAACATAACAGTGGTATCTCCAGTGGAATGAAGACTTTCATTGAAGGTTTGTTCACCTCTGCTTTCAACTCTTTCAAGGAGGTGGTGCAGAATGACATCCAAGAGCGTTTTGAGAACGTCCAGAAAGAGATGGCTGAGCTCAAGCAAGCGGTGTCACAGATTCCGGGTCCTTCTGATACAATGGGAAAAGACAGCGCATCTGAGATTCCTTGTCCTTCAACAACAATGGGAAAATCATCACAGAGTTTGTGTCCTGCAACAACAAAGGAAAAAGGCAAAGGCAAGGTTGAGGAGAGTGTGGTTCCTCCTACGGTTCGTCGTAGCCCTCGGCAAGGAAGAAAG GAGATTGAAACCGAAACTGATGATATGATGGATTTTTTGAAGAATTTGTAA
- the LOC111212421 gene encoding uncharacterized protein LOC111212421, with protein MHIYAYSGFWRSSKTKGWKFLVDEETGGRLLTLDTSKTFDNLRVMVCEDFGTDLNLVNIELSYLPSDLVGFNLNEEPAELPNREEVGMSGEVSDDIDGEAELEEEDAKIDESDDENKCEKDMINGKYVRFSLVDVLKKGQHFTSKAALQATMEICAMKHNFDYKVGKTDRRVWYVRCADDDCRWRVRAEGLTGSSYFIIKKYVPDHSCSPSSRNHFVRTASSKTVGSLIKHKYETVKEGPKPNDIIQFMRNDHGVEISYSFAWEAREYAVNVVRGIPEKGYEKVPKYLHMMKEANPGSHTFYETDSNGRFRFLFISYGQSIRGFYAAIRKVIVVDGTFLKSKYKGVLLVATALDGNLNLYPIAFGVVDSENDRSWEWFMRQLNVVIADDQGLAFVSDQNTSLAKAIAKVYPHAHHGICIHHLLNNVVTYFKGKGVAGLVAKASKAYRVADFKKQFTAIFSISPAIGTYLIQADVRKWARCQFPGYMYDVRTNNPAESINSALRLPREFPVIPLLDSIREMMTRWFFKRRTLSSKHKHPLTVVVEKKIDRRIEKGKKFQVFPVSDDRFLVRGDTFECMVDLVRRTCSCGKFDLMKIP; from the exons ATGCACATCTATGCCTATTCTGGTTTTTGGAGATCGTCCAAAACAAAAGGGTGGAAGTTTCTTGTTGATGAAGAAACAGGAGGTAGATTACTTACTTTGGACACAAGCAAAACCTTTGACAACCTAAGAGTTATGGTTTGTGAGGACTTTGGAACCGATCTAAACTTGGTCAATATCGAGCTGAGTTACTTACCTTCCGATTTG GTCGGATTTAACTTGAATGAAGAGCCTGCTGAGTTGCCTAACAGAGAGGAAGTGGGTATGTCGGGTGAAGTTTCAGATGATATTGATGGTGAAGCcgagcttgaagaagaagatgcgaAGATAGATGAAAGTGATGATGAAAACAAGTGTGAGAAAGATATGATCAACGGAAAGTATGTCCGTTTTTCTCTGGTTGATGTTTTGAAGAAGGGTCAACATTTTACTAGCAAAGCAGCTCTGCAGgcaacaatggaaatatgcgcAATGAAACATAATTTCGACTACAAGGTTGGCAAAACGGATAGAAGAGTTTGGTACGTTCGTTGCGCAGATGATGATTGCCGCTGGCGTGTTCGCGCAGAGGGATTAACaggttcttcatattttatcatcaaaaagTATGTACCTGATCATTCATGTTCTCCATCATCAAGGAACCACTTTGTTCGGACCGCTTCATCAAAAACAGTTGGTAGTCTCATTAAGCATAAGTACGAAACTGTCAAGGAAGGGCCGAAACCTAATGATATCATCCAGTTTATGCGTAATGATCATGGAGTTGAGATATCCTACTCTTTTGCTTGGGAGGCACGTGAGTATGCAGTAAATGTTGTGAGAGGCATTCCGGAGAAGGGTTATGAAAAAGTTCCCAAATACTTGCACATGATGAAAGAAGCTAATCCAGGATCACACACATTTTACGAAACTGATAGCAATGGGAGATTCAGATTCCTCTTCATCTCATATGGTCAGTCTATTCGCGGTTTTTATGCTGCCATTCGGAAAGTTATTGTTGTGGATGGGACTTTCTTGAAGAGCAAATACAAAGGAGTGTTACTGGTTGCTACTGCTTTGGATGGAAACCTGAACCTATATCCTATTGCATTTGGAGTTGTCGACTCAGAGAATGACCGCTCGTGGGAATGGTTTATGAGACAACTTAATGTTGTCATTGCTGATGATCAGGGTTTAGCTTTTGTGTCTGACCAGAATACTTCACTTGCTAAAGCTATTGCAAAAGTGTATCCGCATGCTCATCACGGAATTTGCATTCACCACTTGCTGAACAATGTTGTTACATATttcaagggtaaaggagttgcTGGTTtggttgcaaaggcttctaaagCTTACCGAGTTGCTGATTTTAAGAAGCAATTCACTGCTATTTTCTCAATTAGTCCTGCAATTGGAACCTATCTAATACAAGCTGATGTGAGAAAGTGGGCTCGTTGTCAATTTCCGGGTTACATGTACGATGTTAGGACCAATAACCCTGCTGAATCAATAAATTCTGCTTTGCGTTTGCCAAGAGAGTTTCCAGTTATACCTTTGTTGGACAGCATAAGGGAAATGATGACTCGATGGTTTTTCAAACGTAGAACTTTAAGTTCTAAACATAAACATCCACTGACCGTTGTTGTAGAGAAGAAGATTGATCGAAGGATTGAGAAGGGTAAGAAGTTTCAGGTTTTCCCAGTTAGCGATGACAGGTTTTTGGTTCGAGGTGACACTTTTGAATGTATGGTCGACTTGGTCAGACGCACATGTTCATGTGGGAAATTCGATCTGATGAAAATCCCATGA
- the LOC106392500 gene encoding uncharacterized protein LOC106392500: MKPKNSSISNDREPCKTTAASSAHARPNRKSTASSAMVMKPNGKSAVSSVILKKPNASTAVSSAHDVQVMFFRDVSLGPTEAVLRFRLVHFWEARNPNTKTLIGQEMILIEEEGTVIQGFVPAGRVGTYELEPGSVYKLGNFFGSRNKALYRVTDHSATVTFAWNTELKILDNPLVSIHEDRFRFHSYEEFQANCDRKLVNGQTITEHTVLDEVDISDKRHLCVHVQTHDGPVMKLYLWDNAASDFCVKFKSYGSTPSVLLVTTVNPKHLGGKHFLNSRIKSLLSSNSDIANKINAEVITKPETATLEELFAYIKQETAKVAWFECTTTIDDVVQGSPWYYISCGGCNSKAVKGPTSLICNNKKCGKSIVTGVAQYLTRISVYDKSEHAVFVVLGDAGKELPGKHASKLVASYFETKEGVEADQCVPVPQALLDTIGHTYKFIVKVSDHNLSEKTQTITVTKIFPPEAPQPIALGRTRCSNNVW, translated from the exons ATGAAACCCAAAAACTCTTCGATTTCCAACGACCGCGAGCCCTGCAAGACGACCGCCGCCTCCTCCGCGCATGCAAGGCCAAACCGGAAGTCCACCGCTTCCTCTGCCATGGTGATGAAACCTAATGGGAAGTCTGCTGTTTCGTCTGTTATTCTGAAGAAACCAAACGCCTCTACCGCTGTCTCCTCCGCGCATGACGTTCAagtgatgttcttcagagatgtGTCTCTCGGCCCAACAGAAGCGGTCTTGAGGTTTCGACTGGTTCATTTCTGGGAGGCTCGAAATCCAAACACAAAAACCCTCATTGGACAGGAGATGATCCTAATCGAAGAAGAG GGAACGGTTATTCAAGGTTTTGTTCCAGCGGGGCGGGTTGGGACATATGAGCTGGAACCAGGTTCTGTTTATAAACTGGGGAATTTTTTCGGCTCGAGAAACAAAGCCTTGTATCGGGTTACGGATCATAGTGCCACCGTTACGTTCGCTTGGAATACTGAATTAAAGATTCTTGATAACCCTCTGGTTTCAATTCACGAAGATAGGTTCAGGTTCCATAGCTACGAGGAGTTTCAGGCTAACTGTGACCGCAAA ctggtgaatggacAGACTATCACTGAGCATACGGTCCTCGACGAAGTTGACATATCAGATAAGCGACATCTATGTGTTCATGTTCAGACACATGA CGGACCAGTGATGAAGCTCTATCTATGGGACAATGCCGCATCTGACTTCTGCGTGAAATTCAAATCTTATGGAAGCACTCCGAGTGTTCTGTTGGTCACCAcagtaaaccctaaacatcTTGGAGGTAAGCATTTTCTAAACAGCAGGATTAAGTCACT GCTGAGCTCCAACTCAGATATTGCTAATAAGATTAATGCAGAGGTTATTACTAAGCCTGAGACAGCGACTCTAGAGGAGCTTTTCGCCTACATCAAGCAGGAAACTGCTAAG GTTGCTTGGTTTGAATGCACAACAACTATAGATGATGTTGTTCAAGGTTCTCCTTGGTACTATATTTCATGCGGTGGGTGTAATAGTAAGGCAGTCAAAGGGCCTACTTCACTGATTTGTAACAACAAGAAATGTGGGAAAAGTATTGTTACAGGGGTAGCTCA ATACCTCACGAGGATTTCGGTTTATGATAAGAGTGAACATGCTGTTTTTGTCGTTCTTGGTGATGCCGGTAAAGAGTTGCCTGGGAAGCATGCATCAAAGTTAGTTGCCAGTTACTTTGAG ACCAAAGAGGGTGTAGAAGCTGATCAATGCGTGCCGGTGCCGCAAGCTCTCCTTGATACGATAGGGCACACTTATAAATTCATTGTGAAAGTCTCAGATCATAATTTGTCAGAGAAGACTCAAACCATAACTGTCACAAAGATATTCCCACCAGAAGCTCCACAACCTATAGCTCTTGGAAGAACACGCTGTTCCAACAACGTCTGGTGA
- the BNACNNG50560D gene encoding uncharacterized RING finger protein C4G3.12c — MGSGRSKSCRASSLTSTAREDSEPPPSGGGRRRKPMSLLCSLHSSCLASSSSTSHDSDDDVDQQVCNGRRRMESMNQGDAQDCYDDEELKDKKESQNELELDDDCGVVEEEEAAAVSNVGGLVQESSTPSRVFSHFKFLPGNISSRLSRASSSRSFNTTYPLSSSREVSVTSPSQPARVESPRNPVIDNVVRDIDAMRYGEDRSSSRVVNGMERQVVREPSVDRNVSFSRTLSVGRLRDRVLRRSSLSDFTFRPSHQGEDDTDLFSADNTAAEEDTPVTSTSLLNRSASSIRRTLFGVQDQPTTSPLVREGRYQGLLEHRSDFLERRRRIRSQVRALQRLGSRFESVTGHHDRACVLSGLDQAGRCTCRAGTNRGSTTTTTTPTTDETNARASISRIVLLAEALFEVLDEIHQQSVVLSSQQPSVSSIGSVPAPNDVVDLLPIKQYTKSQSEDSSQCYICLVEYEEGDTIRALPCHHEFHRTCVDKWLKEIHRVCPLCRGDICRHDPSPELH; from the exons atgggATCTGGGCGGAGCAAATCATGCCGAGCCTCTTCGTTAACATCGACGGCGAGAGAAGATTCGGAACCTCCTCCGAGTGGTGGTGGGAGGAGGAGAAAACCAATGAGTCTCCTTTGTTCTCTTCACTCTTCTTGcctcgcttcttcttcttctacttctcaCGACAGTGACGATGACGTTGATCAACAG GTATGTAACGGAAGGAGGAGAATGGAATCTATGAATCAGGGAGATGCACAAGATTGCTATGACGATGAAGAACTGAAAGATAAGAAGGAATCTCAAAACGAGCTTGAGCTTGATGATGATTGTGGtgttgttgaagaagaagaagcagcagcTGTAAGCAACGTTGGCGGTTTGGTTCAAGAATCTTCCACTCCAAGTCGAGTTTTCTCGCATTTCAAATTCCTTCCTGGTAACATAAGCTCCAGACTTAGCAGAGCTTCGAGCTCTAGATCCTTCAACACTACTTACCCACTCTCTTCCTCTCGAGAAGTATCTGTCACTTCACCTTCACAACCTGCTAGAGTCGAGTCTCCGAGGAACCCTGTGATTGACAATGTAGTTAGAGACATTGATGCCATGAGATATGGAGAAGATCGTTCTTCTTCGAGAGTAGTTAATGGTATGGAAAGACAAGTTGTTCGTGAACCTTCCGTTGACCGGAATGTTAGTTTTAGCAGGACTCTGAGTGTTGGACGTCTCCGTGACAGAGTTCTTCGCCGTTCTTCACTCTCTGATTTCACATTCCGTCCTTCGCATCAGGGAGAAGATGATACTGATCTCTTCTCTGCTGATAACACTGCAGCAGAGGAGGACACTCCTGTGACCTCAACGTCGTTACTAAACCGTTCTGCTTCTAGCATAAGAAGGACGTTATTCGGAGTTCAAGATCAACCGACGACAAGTCCTCTTGTCAGAGAAGGGAGGTATCAAGGTTTATTAGAACACAGATCAGATTTCCTTGAGAGAAGGAGGAGAATAAGATCTCAG GTTCGTGCTCTTCAAAGATTGGGAAGCCGGTTTGAGAGTGTCACAGGCCATCATGATAGGGCTTGTGTCTTATCAGGTCTAGATCAAGCAGGTCGTTGCACATGCCGTGCAGGTACTAACCGTGGTtccactacaacaacaacaacaccaacaaCCGATGAAACAAATGCTAGAGCTAGCATCTCAAGGATAGTATTGCTAGCTGAAGCTCTCTTCGAG GTTCTTGATGAAATTCATCAGCAATCTGTTGTATTATCCTCTCAACAACCGTCAGTATCATCAATAGGATCTGTTCCTGCACCTAACGACGTTGTGGACTTGTTACCTATAAAACAGTATACTAAATCACAAAGCGAAGATTCCTCACA ATGTTATATATGTCTTGTGGAGTATGAAGAAGGAGACACTATAAGGGCACTTCCTTGTCATCATGAATTCCATAGAACATGTGTGGATAAATGGCTTAAAGAGATTCACAG AGTATGTCCTCTATGTCGTGGAGACATTTGTAGACATGATCCATCACCTGAACTACACTGA